One window of the Shewanella litorisediminis genome contains the following:
- a CDS encoding Na+/H+ antiporter NhaC family protein: protein MTLISYADSALSLLPPVVAIVLAVLTRKVLLSLGLGILVGTLLLNDFAPLASAEFLAHRVTNLVWSDGALNSWNLYILGFLLLLGMITALITVSGAARAFADWARQRIRCKRDAKLLTMFLGCVVFIDDYFNSLVVGSISRPLTDRYYISRAKLAYLLDSTAAPVCVISPVSSWGAYIIALIGGILATHGMSEAGHLSVFIQMIPMNFYAIFALLLLLCVAFMGLDVGPMKAHEQNAMRGNLYDESKGTPPGASADLPEADSGRIAGLFVPIGTLVFATLFFMIQSGASALADEQLPFSLIGAFEKTDVGGSLFFGALVGLGVTLVQAMMQKVESKLIITALTQGARSMVPAIYILLFAWTIAGIIGELETGKFMASLASGNIPFALLPAAMFILAGLTAFATGTSWGTFGIMLPIAADMAMGSHTAMMLPMLAAVLAGAVFGDHCSPISDTTILSSTGASCHHIDHVVTQLPYALIVAVISLVGYTVMGFTESVWAGFGATSVLFVLAVIGLRIKAGKG, encoded by the coding sequence ATGACATTGATAAGTTATGCCGACTCGGCGCTCTCCCTGTTGCCGCCGGTGGTGGCTATTGTGCTGGCGGTGTTAACCCGTAAGGTACTCTTGTCCCTTGGCCTGGGTATTCTGGTTGGCACCCTGCTGCTGAATGATTTTGCCCCCCTCGCCAGCGCCGAATTTCTGGCCCACCGGGTCACCAATCTGGTGTGGAGTGATGGCGCCCTTAACAGCTGGAACCTCTATATTCTCGGCTTTTTGTTGCTGCTGGGGATGATTACCGCGCTCATAACCGTCTCCGGCGCGGCCCGTGCCTTTGCCGACTGGGCCAGACAAAGGATCCGCTGTAAGCGCGACGCCAAGCTGCTGACCATGTTTTTGGGCTGTGTGGTCTTTATCGACGACTACTTCAACAGTCTGGTGGTGGGCTCCATTTCCCGCCCCTTAACCGACCGTTACTATATTTCCCGCGCCAAGCTCGCCTATCTGCTGGACTCCACCGCCGCGCCCGTGTGCGTGATTTCGCCGGTTTCCAGCTGGGGCGCCTACATCATTGCGCTGATTGGCGGCATCCTCGCCACCCATGGTATGAGTGAGGCGGGGCATCTGTCGGTGTTTATCCAGATGATCCCGATGAACTTCTACGCCATCTTCGCGCTCTTGCTGCTGCTGTGTGTGGCCTTTATGGGGCTGGATGTGGGGCCCATGAAGGCCCATGAGCAAAACGCCATGCGAGGCAACCTGTATGACGAGTCCAAGGGCACGCCGCCGGGCGCCAGCGCCGACCTGCCTGAGGCCGACAGCGGCCGTATTGCCGGCCTCTTTGTGCCCATCGGCACCCTGGTGTTTGCTACCTTATTTTTTATGATCCAAAGCGGCGCATCTGCCCTTGCCGATGAACAGCTGCCGTTTTCGCTGATTGGCGCCTTTGAGAAAACCGATGTGGGCGGCTCGCTGTTCTTCGGTGCGCTGGTGGGCCTGGGGGTAACGCTGGTGCAGGCCATGATGCAAAAGGTCGAAAGCAAGCTGATTATCACCGCACTCACCCAGGGCGCCCGCTCCATGGTGCCTGCGATTTACATACTGCTGTTTGCCTGGACCATTGCCGGCATTATCGGTGAGCTGGAAACCGGCAAGTTTATGGCAAGCCTTGCCAGCGGCAATATTCCCTTCGCGCTGCTGCCCGCAGCAATGTTTATCCTTGCGGGGCTTACGGCCTTTGCCACCGGCACCAGCTGGGGCACCTTCGGTATCATGCTGCCGATTGCCGCTGATATGGCCATGGGCAGTCACACGGCCATGATGCTGCCGATGCTGGCCGCTGTGCTGGCCGGCGCCGTATTTGGCGACCATTGCTCACCAATTTCGGACACCACCATTTTGTCGTCCACCGGCGCCAGCTGTCATCACATCGACCATGTGGTCACCCAGCTGCCTTATGCGCTCATTGTGGCCGTTATCAGCCTGGTGGGTTACACAGTAATGGGCTTTACCGAGTCAGTGTGGGCCGGATTTGGCGCCACCTCGGTGTTGTTTGTGCTGGCGGTGATAGGTCTTAGAATCAAGGCCGGTAAAGGCTGA
- a CDS encoding M3 family metallopeptidase codes for MHKSLIALAVGGALFLGGCALGPSQSGVNSGDVATAVQTIGADNPFFAPSALQYQAPDFTAIKDSHFEPALLQGIAEHKAEILAIANNPEPANFENTLVAMETSGALLTRTSKVFYNLAGTDSNPTLQALQAKMAPLMSAHSDDINLNPALFARIESLYNQRNELGLTKEEVRLIEVYHQRFVMAGAKLTDAQKTQIRALNEEHSKLTDEFQQRLRRLTKEVAVVVDSEAELAGLSDSAIRMAAADAKAAGHEGKFLLSITNTTRQPVLAQLENRELRKRVFEASANRGLEGENETASLVARLAQLRAERAALLGFDNWASYRLAPQMAGSPEAVYELFGTMVPKVVANTRKEAADIQAMINKTGGNFELKPWDWAFYAEKVRQEKYALDEESLKPYFEFNRVLEDGVFYTIKELYGLTMKPRPDLPVYHPDVKAYEMFDEDGTSLAIFYADYFARDGKRGGAWKSSFVDQSGLLGNKPVVVNVMNIKKAPDGEPTFVSYDEVTTMFHEMGHGTHGMLSRVKYPTLAGTKVSRDFVEFPSTFEEDWAAHPKVLANYARHYQTGEPLPKPLLDKLLKSRSFNQGFDTLEYMSAALVDLEWHSLKAGDSLKDVATFEAAALKRHGVDIEAVPPRYRSTYFAHAFPGGYSASYYAYMWSEILAADAYAYVQTQGGLNREIGMKYRKAIREVGNSVPPMEAYINFRGQEPTTDGLLERRGLK; via the coding sequence ATGCATAAAAGCCTTATCGCCCTTGCCGTAGGCGGCGCTCTCTTTTTGGGCGGCTGCGCCCTTGGTCCATCCCAGAGCGGCGTTAACAGTGGCGATGTAGCCACCGCTGTCCAGACCATAGGTGCTGACAACCCCTTCTTCGCACCAAGCGCGCTGCAATATCAGGCGCCGGACTTTACTGCCATCAAGGACAGCCACTTTGAGCCCGCGCTCTTGCAGGGTATTGCCGAGCACAAGGCCGAGATCCTGGCCATTGCCAACAATCCAGAGCCAGCCAACTTCGAAAACACCCTGGTTGCCATGGAAACAAGCGGCGCCCTGCTGACCCGCACCTCCAAGGTGTTTTATAACCTGGCCGGCACCGACTCCAACCCTACCCTGCAAGCACTCCAGGCCAAGATGGCGCCGCTGATGTCAGCTCACTCTGATGACATCAACTTAAACCCCGCCCTGTTTGCCCGCATCGAGAGCCTGTATAACCAGCGCAATGAACTGGGGCTGACCAAAGAAGAAGTGCGCCTGATTGAGGTGTACCACCAGCGCTTTGTGATGGCAGGCGCCAAGCTCACCGACGCGCAAAAGACCCAGATCCGTGCCCTGAACGAAGAGCACTCCAAGCTCACTGATGAATTCCAGCAGCGCCTGCGCCGCCTGACCAAGGAAGTCGCCGTGGTGGTAGACAGCGAAGCCGAATTGGCCGGTCTGTCTGACAGCGCGATTCGTATGGCGGCCGCCGATGCCAAGGCCGCAGGCCATGAAGGCAAGTTCCTGCTGTCTATCACCAACACCACCCGTCAGCCAGTGCTGGCACAGCTTGAAAACCGTGAGCTGCGTAAGCGCGTGTTCGAAGCCTCTGCCAACCGAGGCCTGGAAGGCGAGAACGAAACCGCCTCGCTGGTTGCCCGTCTGGCACAGCTTCGCGCCGAGCGCGCTGCCCTGCTGGGTTTTGACAACTGGGCCAGCTACCGCCTGGCGCCACAAATGGCCGGCAGCCCGGAAGCCGTGTACGAGCTCTTTGGCACCATGGTGCCAAAAGTCGTGGCCAACACCCGCAAAGAAGCCGCCGACATTCAGGCGATGATCAATAAAACCGGTGGCAACTTCGAGCTCAAGCCATGGGACTGGGCCTTCTACGCCGAGAAAGTGCGTCAGGAAAAGTACGCCCTGGATGAAGAGAGCCTCAAGCCTTACTTCGAGTTCAACCGTGTGCTGGAAGACGGTGTGTTCTACACCATCAAGGAACTCTACGGCCTGACCATGAAACCACGCCCTGATCTGCCGGTGTATCACCCGGACGTAAAGGCCTATGAAATGTTCGATGAAGACGGCACCAGCCTGGCCATCTTCTACGCCGACTACTTTGCCCGTGACGGCAAGCGTGGCGGTGCCTGGAAGAGCTCTTTCGTGGACCAATCCGGCCTGCTGGGTAACAAACCAGTGGTGGTGAACGTGATGAACATCAAGAAGGCACCGGACGGCGAGCCAACCTTTGTCAGCTACGATGAAGTGACCACCATGTTCCACGAAATGGGCCACGGCACCCACGGCATGTTGTCCAGGGTGAAATACCCAACACTGGCGGGCACCAAGGTTTCCCGCGACTTCGTTGAGTTCCCATCCACCTTCGAAGAAGACTGGGCTGCCCATCCCAAGGTGCTGGCCAACTACGCCCGTCACTACCAGACCGGTGAGCCACTGCCAAAGCCACTGCTGGACAAGCTGCTCAAGTCACGCAGCTTCAACCAGGGCTTCGACACCCTGGAGTACATGTCAGCCGCCCTGGTGGATTTGGAATGGCACTCACTGAAAGCCGGTGACAGCCTGAAAGACGTTGCCACCTTCGAAGCCGCCGCGCTGAAAAGGCACGGCGTGGACATTGAAGCCGTACCGCCACGTTACCGCTCAACCTACTTCGCCCACGCCTTTCCGGGCGGGTACAGCGCCAGCTACTACGCCTATATGTGGTCTGAAATTCTGGCAGCCGACGCCTACGCCTATGTGCAAACCCAGGGCGGTCTGAACCGTGAGATTGGTATGAAGTATCGCAAGGCCATCCGTGAAGTGGGTAACAGCGTGCCGCCGATGGAAGCCTATATCAACTTCCGCGGTCAGGAGCCGACCACCGACGGTCTGCTGGAGCGCCGCGGCCTGAAATAA
- a CDS encoding thymidine kinase, with protein MAQLYFYYSAMNAGKSTSLLQSSYNYRERGMNTLVLTAAIDDRYGVGKVASRIGIQADATVFGSEDNLMDLIATHHSQQRLHCVLVDESQFLSKTQVRQLTDVVDKLDIPVLCYGLRSDFRGELFIGSHYLLAWADKLVELKTICFCGRKANMVVRRDGAGNPVRDGAQVAIGGNESYESMCRKHFSELVWD; from the coding sequence TTGGCTCAGCTCTATTTCTACTACTCGGCAATGAATGCCGGCAAATCCACCTCGCTGCTTCAGTCATCATACAACTACCGTGAGCGGGGCATGAATACTTTGGTGCTGACCGCCGCCATTGATGACAGATATGGGGTGGGCAAGGTTGCATCACGTATTGGTATTCAGGCCGATGCCACCGTATTTGGCAGTGAAGATAACCTGATGGACTTGATTGCCACCCACCACAGCCAGCAGCGGTTGCATTGTGTCTTGGTGGATGAGAGCCAGTTTTTGTCCAAGACTCAGGTCCGTCAGCTCACCGATGTAGTGGATAAGCTCGATATCCCCGTGCTTTGTTATGGCCTGCGGAGCGATTTTCGCGGTGAACTCTTTATCGGCAGCCATTATCTGCTGGCCTGGGCCGATAAGCTGGTGGAGCTTAAAACCATCTGTTTTTGCGGCCGCAAGGCCAATATGGTGGTGCGCCGTGATGGTGCCGGTAATCCGGTGCGCGATGGCGCCCAGGTGGCTATTGGCGGCAATGAGAGCTATGAGTCCATGTGCCGTAAGCACTTCAGCGAGCTGGTGTGGGACTGA
- a CDS encoding glutamine synthetase family protein produces MPFAKPQEAIDFLDKHPQVQHVEVFIIDPNGIPRGKLLHREEVLSMYRHGRPLPSTILGLTVQGDDVEDTGLVWEVGDADCMAFPIEGGLLMQPWRNQPTAQVHLAMHPEAGQPAAVADPRLVLARVIDSLQADGFYPVMAAELEFFLLDQRFDANGRPQPAMQCDGHRPTQTQVYGILELERLQPFLDDLYHACEVQGIPARTAISEYAPGQVEITLEHRFDALKAMDEAVRYKRLVKGVAAKHGMQACFMAKPFGELAGSGMHMHVSLADADGNNLFASDNPEGTPGLTQSIAGMMATLEDAQLLFCPNANSFRRFQSASYAPIAKTWGVNNRTVSFRVPGGPAPSRHVEHRICGADANPYLAAAAILAACHHGIRNQLSPGPAIVGNGYEGKHQTLPTDWLSALCNFERSEWMKTVLGEDFHRIYGRIKRAEYQQFMAEVGHQDWQWYLTHA; encoded by the coding sequence ATGCCCTTTGCCAAACCACAGGAAGCGATAGACTTTCTGGATAAACATCCCCAGGTTCAACACGTCGAAGTATTTATCATTGATCCCAATGGCATTCCCCGGGGCAAGCTTTTGCACCGCGAGGAAGTCCTGTCCATGTATCGTCACGGTCGCCCTTTGCCGAGCACCATTCTGGGGCTGACGGTTCAGGGAGACGATGTCGAAGATACCGGGCTGGTTTGGGAAGTGGGCGACGCCGACTGCATGGCATTTCCCATCGAAGGTGGCCTGCTTATGCAGCCATGGCGCAACCAGCCCACCGCCCAGGTGCATCTTGCCATGCATCCCGAGGCCGGACAGCCGGCGGCCGTGGCCGACCCCCGTCTGGTACTGGCCAGGGTAATAGACTCCCTGCAAGCCGATGGCTTTTACCCTGTAATGGCGGCCGAATTGGAGTTTTTCCTGCTGGATCAGCGCTTCGATGCCAATGGCAGACCCCAGCCTGCGATGCAATGCGATGGCCATAGACCAACCCAAACCCAGGTATATGGCATTTTGGAGTTGGAGCGACTGCAACCCTTCCTGGATGACCTTTACCACGCCTGTGAGGTGCAGGGCATTCCGGCCCGCACCGCTATTTCAGAATATGCGCCCGGTCAGGTAGAAATCACCCTTGAGCACAGATTCGATGCACTCAAGGCCATGGATGAAGCGGTGCGTTACAAGAGATTGGTCAAGGGTGTCGCGGCCAAACACGGCATGCAGGCCTGTTTTATGGCCAAACCCTTTGGCGAGCTGGCAGGCAGCGGCATGCATATGCACGTCAGTCTTGCCGATGCCGATGGCAATAACCTGTTTGCCAGCGACAACCCCGAAGGCACACCGGGGTTAACCCAATCCATTGCCGGCATGATGGCCACCCTGGAAGACGCCCAGCTGCTGTTTTGCCCCAATGCCAACTCCTTCCGCCGTTTTCAGAGCGCGAGCTACGCCCCCATCGCCAAGACCTGGGGTGTGAACAATCGCACCGTGTCCTTCCGGGTACCCGGTGGACCTGCGCCAAGCCGCCATGTGGAGCACAGGATCTGCGGCGCGGATGCCAACCCTTACCTGGCCGCTGCGGCAATTTTGGCGGCTTGCCACCATGGTATCCGCAATCAGTTGTCGCCCGGACCAGCCATAGTGGGCAATGGCTATGAAGGCAAACATCAAACTCTGCCAACCGATTGGCTGTCGGCGCTCTGTAACTTTGAACGTTCAGAGTGGATGAAAACCGTACTCGGCGAGGATTTCCACCGCATTTACGGCAGAATCAAACGCGCAGAATATCAGCAATTTATGGCTGAAGTCGGCCATCAGGACTGGCAGTGGTATCTGACCCACGCCTGA
- a CDS encoding BCCT family transporter — protein sequence MALKYSINQPVFFGSLFLITLLVALGAIWPEQAQQWFGTVQHWLEVKAGWLYVLGVAVFLVFIVFVMVSRFGDIKLGPDHAEPDYSYKSWIAMLFSAGMGIGLMFFGVAEPVMHLIAPPDAAPESIEAARQAMKITFFHWGIHAWAIYAVVALSLAYFAYRHKLPLLPRSALYPLIGERIYGPIGDAVDSFAVLGTMFGVATSLGFGVLQVNAGLNFLFGDSVPIDTRLQVGLIVVITLIATVSVFSGLDKGVKRLSELNLFLAVLLMLVVLLVGPTVALLQAFVQNTGAYLSDIVGKTFNLYAYQQKNDWLGGWTLLYWGWWISWSPFVGTFIARVSRGRTIREFLLGVLFVPSGFTFLWMTVFGNSAIDQIMHQGNTVLADAVSSDVSVALFVFFQQLPLTSLLSAVALCLVVTFFVTSSDSGSLVIDNLTSGGDMSAPVWQRIFWALMQGVVASVLLLAGGLQALQTAAIASAMPFLLVMLLICLGLFKALQDDWLKLSSVQLHHTSVQYASTNVEWRERLKVLVNQPSAKDARAFIRGPARQALKQVASAFVNEGIDARVVQQEDRVRLLIASDNHPDFVYGLRLRQYSKVPVHGVEETDEDFYRVEVFLEHGGQHYDVLGYTVEQLQADAVTQYEKYLHYLHLSVSEAVNPGS from the coding sequence ATGGCGCTCAAATACAGTATCAATCAGCCGGTTTTCTTCGGCTCTCTCTTTCTTATCACCCTGTTGGTGGCCCTCGGTGCCATCTGGCCTGAACAGGCCCAGCAATGGTTTGGCACAGTGCAACACTGGCTCGAAGTCAAAGCGGGCTGGCTATATGTGCTCGGGGTGGCCGTCTTTCTGGTTTTTATCGTCTTTGTGATGGTGAGCCGTTTTGGCGATATCAAGCTTGGCCCCGATCATGCCGAGCCCGACTACAGCTATAAGAGCTGGATTGCCATGCTGTTTTCGGCGGGCATGGGTATTGGGCTGATGTTTTTTGGCGTGGCAGAGCCTGTCATGCACCTGATTGCCCCCCCGGACGCGGCGCCTGAGTCTATCGAGGCGGCGAGACAGGCGATGAAGATCACCTTCTTCCACTGGGGAATTCATGCCTGGGCCATTTATGCGGTGGTGGCCTTGAGTCTGGCTTACTTTGCCTATCGTCATAAGCTGCCGCTGCTGCCAAGAAGTGCGCTTTATCCCTTGATTGGCGAGCGTATTTACGGGCCTATCGGTGATGCCGTGGATTCCTTTGCGGTGCTGGGCACCATGTTCGGGGTGGCTACCTCCCTGGGCTTTGGGGTGTTGCAGGTGAACGCCGGACTGAATTTTCTCTTCGGTGATAGCGTGCCCATCGACACCCGCTTGCAGGTCGGGCTGATTGTGGTGATTACCCTGATTGCCACCGTCTCTGTGTTTTCCGGGCTCGATAAAGGGGTTAAGCGGCTCAGCGAACTGAATCTCTTCTTGGCGGTGTTGCTGATGTTGGTGGTACTGCTGGTGGGGCCAACGGTTGCACTACTGCAGGCATTTGTGCAAAACACCGGCGCTTACTTGTCTGATATCGTTGGGAAAACATTTAATCTTTATGCCTATCAGCAGAAAAATGACTGGCTGGGTGGCTGGACCTTGCTCTATTGGGGGTGGTGGATTTCCTGGTCGCCTTTTGTGGGCACCTTTATCGCCCGGGTATCCCGTGGCCGCACCATTCGTGAGTTTTTGCTGGGGGTACTCTTTGTGCCCAGTGGCTTTACCTTTTTGTGGATGACGGTGTTTGGGAATTCCGCCATCGACCAGATTATGCATCAGGGAAATACAGTACTGGCCGATGCGGTTTCCAGTGATGTGTCGGTGGCGTTGTTTGTGTTCTTCCAGCAACTGCCGCTCACGTCTCTGCTGTCGGCCGTCGCCCTGTGTCTGGTGGTGACCTTTTTCGTTACATCCTCGGATTCAGGCAGTCTGGTGATTGATAACCTCACCTCCGGCGGTGATATGTCGGCTCCTGTGTGGCAGCGGATTTTCTGGGCGCTGATGCAGGGGGTAGTGGCCTCGGTGCTCTTGCTGGCCGGTGGATTGCAGGCTTTGCAAACGGCGGCCATTGCCAGCGCCATGCCGTTTTTGTTGGTGATGCTGCTGATTTGCCTTGGGCTCTTTAAGGCGCTCCAGGATGACTGGCTTAAGCTCTCCAGCGTGCAGCTGCACCACACCAGCGTGCAGTACGCCAGCACCAACGTCGAATGGCGGGAGCGACTGAAAGTGCTGGTGAATCAGCCTTCGGCCAAGGATGCCCGCGCCTTTATTCGCGGTCCGGCGCGCCAGGCACTCAAGCAAGTAGCTTCCGCCTTTGTGAACGAAGGAATAGACGCCCGTGTGGTGCAGCAGGAAGACAGGGTCAGGTTGCTGATTGCCAGCGACAACCACCCCGACTTTGTGTATGGTCTGCGGCTTAGGCAGTACTCCAAAGTGCCGGTCCATGGCGTTGAAGAGACGGACGAAGATTTCTATCGGGTGGAAGTGTTTTTGGAGCACGGTGGTCAACACTATGACGTGCTCGGCTACACGGTAGAGCAGTTACAGGCCGATGCGGTGACTCAATATGAAAAGTATCTGCATTACCTGCATTTGTCGGTGAGTGAAGCGGTTAATCCGGGCAGCTGA
- a CDS encoding YajD family HNH nuclease: MTQSKLDKVLAAEREYREKREGGYREKALKLYPWVCGRCAREFSHKNLSELTVHHRDHNHDNNPPDGSNWELLCLYCHDNEHSRFEELIRYGSTQEAKQEAATYNPFADLKSLMSNKK, from the coding sequence ATGACGCAAAGTAAACTCGATAAGGTATTGGCGGCAGAGCGCGAATACCGTGAAAAACGTGAAGGTGGCTATCGCGAAAAGGCGCTGAAGCTCTATCCCTGGGTGTGTGGCCGCTGCGCGCGTGAATTTTCCCATAAAAACCTGTCGGAACTGACTGTGCATCACAGGGACCACAATCACGACAACAACCCGCCAGACGGTTCCAACTGGGAGCTGCTGTGCCTTTACTGCCACGACAATGAGCACTCGCGCTTTGAAGAGCTTATTCGCTATGGCAGCACCCAGGAAGCCAAACAAGAGGCGGCAACTTACAATCCCTTTGCCGATCTTAAATCCCTGATGTCGAATAAGAAGTAA
- a CDS encoding peptide MFS transporter, whose protein sequence is MTTGNTQVSKTRSFMTVSLIELWERFGFYGMQALIVYFMVQRLGFADERANLVWSACAALIYVAPAIGGWVGDKVLGTKRTMLLGAGILTLGYALMAVPTDNTWFLFSALGVIVVGNGLFKPNAGNLVRKIYEGDDSKIDSAFTIYYMAVNVGSTFSMLLTPWIKDYVNANYGDGFGWHAAFAVCFVGLIVGIGNYMMMRHTLDDYGSEPDLRPVDKSKLAAVLGASLLAVVVSAVILEFEDIARVFVYGAGLVVLGIFIHLIRTSEESERAGLLAALVLTLQSVFFFIFYQQMSTSLALFALRNVDWDFVVMGQHLWTWSPAQFQALNPIWIMVLSPILAWAYAWGGKHNRDISIAAKFALGFAVVAAGFFIYSVAGEFAVNGKTSSWVMIWGYGAYSLGELLVSGLGLAMIARYVPVRMGGFMMGAYFVATGISQYLGGVVANFASVPQGITDPLETLTIYTSLFNKLGFAALGCTLIALAVLPLMRRLTQTHHSHNGS, encoded by the coding sequence ATGACAACAGGGAATACACAGGTCTCCAAGACCCGTTCCTTTATGACGGTGTCGCTGATTGAACTGTGGGAGCGTTTTGGCTTCTACGGTATGCAGGCACTGATTGTTTACTTTATGGTGCAGCGACTTGGGTTTGCCGATGAGCGCGCCAATCTGGTGTGGAGCGCCTGCGCTGCCCTCATTTATGTGGCGCCCGCCATCGGCGGCTGGGTTGGAGACAAGGTGCTTGGCACCAAGCGCACCATGCTGCTGGGGGCGGGAATTCTCACCCTGGGTTATGCCCTGATGGCCGTGCCGACCGACAACACCTGGTTTTTGTTTTCTGCCCTTGGGGTTATCGTGGTGGGTAACGGCCTGTTTAAGCCCAATGCCGGTAATCTGGTGCGCAAGATTTACGAGGGTGACGACTCCAAAATCGACAGTGCCTTCACCATTTATTACATGGCGGTCAACGTAGGCTCGACCTTCTCCATGCTGCTCACCCCCTGGATTAAAGACTACGTAAACGCCAACTATGGCGACGGTTTTGGCTGGCACGCCGCCTTTGCCGTGTGTTTTGTCGGCCTGATTGTGGGCATTGGCAACTACATGATGATGCGCCACACCCTGGATGATTACGGCTCTGAGCCCGACCTGCGGCCAGTGGACAAAAGCAAGCTTGCGGCAGTCCTGGGCGCCTCTTTGCTGGCGGTGGTTGTGTCGGCAGTTATCCTCGAGTTTGAAGATATCGCCCGGGTATTTGTGTATGGCGCGGGCCTTGTTGTGCTGGGTATCTTCATCCACCTTATCCGCACCAGTGAAGAGAGCGAGCGGGCAGGGCTCCTGGCAGCGCTGGTACTGACGCTGCAATCTGTGTTCTTTTTTATCTTTTATCAGCAGATGTCCACCTCGCTGGCGCTCTTTGCGCTGCGAAACGTCGACTGGGACTTTGTGGTGATGGGGCAACATCTGTGGACCTGGTCACCGGCGCAGTTTCAGGCGCTTAACCCCATCTGGATCATGGTGTTAAGCCCAATTCTTGCCTGGGCCTATGCCTGGGGTGGCAAGCACAATCGGGATATCTCCATTGCGGCCAAGTTCGCCCTCGGGTTTGCCGTGGTGGCCGCGGGCTTCTTTATCTACAGCGTGGCCGGTGAATTTGCCGTGAACGGCAAAACCTCCAGCTGGGTGATGATCTGGGGCTATGGCGCTTACTCGCTGGGCGAACTGTTGGTGAGTGGTTTGGGGCTTGCCATGATTGCCCGCTATGTGCCCGTGCGCATGGGCGGCTTTATGATGGGGGCCTACTTTGTGGCGACCGGGATAAGCCAGTATCTGGGCGGTGTGGTGGCCAACTTTGCCAGTGTGCCCCAGGGGATTACTGACCCGCTGGAAACTCTAACCATCTACACCAGCCTGTTTAACAAGCTGGGTTTTGCGGCTCTGGGTTGTACCCTGATTGCACTGGCCGTGCTGCCGCTGATGCGCCGGTTAACCCAGACACACCATAGCCATAATGGCAGTTAG
- the bla gene encoding subclass B1 metallo-beta-lactamase, whose translation MRIAISWCAALMIGAIANAQALEITALSERLYLHQSEKEVEGFGKVSANGLVLVDGDEAFVVDTPWTDADAEALLAWATAKGLTVKAVLATHWHEDRAGSFGVFEKAGIATLSSDATQTLLKAHQKTPATETFSGDHTRYFGNKVEVFYPGAGHAMDNLVVYLPGEQLLFGGCLVREASSRSMGFYGDGSLPHWPESMSRVIAKFPEVNTVVPGHGAWGGRELLEHTRMLAEAALKAQ comes from the coding sequence ATGAGAATTGCAATAAGCTGGTGTGCTGCGTTGATGATAGGGGCCATTGCCAATGCCCAGGCATTGGAAATCACGGCCCTGTCCGAGCGGCTTTACCTGCACCAAAGTGAGAAAGAGGTGGAAGGCTTTGGCAAGGTCTCCGCCAATGGTCTGGTGCTTGTGGACGGTGATGAGGCCTTTGTGGTGGATACCCCCTGGACGGATGCCGACGCTGAGGCGTTGCTGGCGTGGGCAACGGCTAAAGGCTTAACCGTAAAAGCCGTGCTTGCCACCCACTGGCACGAAGACAGAGCCGGCAGCTTTGGCGTATTTGAAAAAGCCGGGATTGCGACCCTGAGTTCAGATGCAACTCAGACCCTGTTAAAAGCACATCAAAAGACGCCTGCGACCGAGACCTTCAGTGGCGACCACACACGGTATTTTGGCAACAAGGTCGAGGTGTTTTACCCGGGGGCGGGCCATGCGATGGATAATCTGGTGGTTTACCTGCCGGGCGAACAACTGCTCTTTGGCGGCTGCCTGGTGCGGGAGGCGTCAAGCCGGTCTATGGGGTTTTATGGTGACGGCTCCTTGCCTCACTGGCCTGAGTCCATGTCGCGGGTGATAGCGAAGTTTCCTGAGGTGAACACTGTGGTGCCGGGGCACGGTGCGTGGGGCGGCAGGGAACTGCTTGAACATACCAGGATGCTGGCAGAAGCTGCCCTCAAGGCGCAGTGA
- a CDS encoding DUF1289 domain-containing protein — protein sequence MQSPCVARCGLNDDDYCMGCLRHIDEIVGWSQASEERKLEILASLPARRKALEGENNQPLSRAKWLESEARLGLD from the coding sequence ATACAGTCGCCCTGCGTTGCCCGCTGCGGCTTGAATGATGATGACTACTGCATGGGTTGTCTTCGTCATATCGATGAAATCGTCGGTTGGTCTCAGGCAAGTGAGGAGCGAAAACTGGAGATCCTGGCCAGTCTGCCCGCCCGCAGAAAAGCCCTCGAAGGTGAAAATAATCAGCCACTCAGCAGGGCCAAGTGGCTGGAGTCAGAAGCGAGACTGGGGCTCGATTAA